Proteins encoded by one window of Marixanthomonas sp. SCSIO 43207:
- a CDS encoding ATP-dependent RecD-like DNA helicase: MDTSRFYTLLKHDFPHQTTTKQDIALQLLARFAVEKNDDQLFLLKGYAGTGKTTIVGTLVKNLWKLKKSSVLLAPTGRAAKVISNYSKKEAFTIHKKIYYPKAEKGGGVSFRLQPNKSRNVIFIVDEASMIPDINQDAKLFENGSLLDDLMQYVYSGHNCKLLLIGDTAQLPPVKLTLSPALDKKTLELQYNKDVIELELDEVVRQQKDSGILMNATRLRERLDDGFFEDFKFSQAPYPEVIRPQDGQELMDAINDSYSTLGNEDTVIIVRSNKRANLYNQNIRNRILFQDAELAAGDYLMVVKNNYHWVKPNSEAGFIANGDIIEVLEIFSFKDLYGFRFAEVLIKMVDYPKMKPIETVLLLDTLTSETPSLSYEDSNTLYQEVRKDYASEKSNYKKFLAVKNNKYFNALQVKFSYAITCHKSQGGQWNTVFVEQPYLPNGIDKEYLRWLYTAITRATEKLYLIGFKNEFFEEENF, translated from the coding sequence AGCACGATTTTCCACATCAAACAACTACAAAACAAGACATTGCCTTACAGTTATTGGCTCGTTTTGCAGTTGAAAAAAATGATGATCAGCTTTTTTTGCTGAAAGGTTACGCAGGTACCGGAAAAACTACTATTGTTGGTACTTTGGTTAAAAATCTGTGGAAATTAAAAAAATCCTCTGTCTTGTTAGCACCTACCGGTCGTGCTGCAAAGGTAATTAGTAACTATTCAAAAAAAGAAGCATTTACCATCCATAAAAAAATCTATTATCCTAAAGCTGAAAAAGGAGGTGGTGTATCTTTTAGATTGCAACCCAATAAAAGCCGAAATGTTATTTTTATTGTAGATGAAGCATCTATGATACCAGATATAAATCAAGATGCAAAACTCTTTGAAAATGGTTCTCTACTAGATGATTTAATGCAATACGTGTACAGCGGTCATAATTGCAAACTCTTATTAATTGGTGATACCGCTCAATTACCACCCGTAAAGTTAACATTAAGTCCTGCGCTTGATAAGAAAACACTAGAGCTTCAATATAATAAAGATGTAATTGAACTAGAACTTGATGAAGTAGTAAGGCAACAAAAAGACAGTGGCATATTAATGAATGCCACTCGTTTAAGAGAACGCCTAGACGATGGTTTTTTTGAAGACTTTAAATTTTCCCAAGCACCATACCCAGAAGTTATAAGACCGCAAGATGGTCAAGAATTAATGGATGCCATTAATGATAGTTATAGCACTTTAGGCAATGAAGATACTGTAATAATTGTACGTTCTAATAAACGGGCAAACTTGTATAATCAAAATATTAGAAACCGTATCTTATTTCAAGATGCTGAATTGGCAGCTGGTGATTATCTAATGGTTGTAAAAAACAACTATCATTGGGTAAAGCCTAATAGTGAAGCTGGATTTATTGCCAATGGTGACATTATAGAAGTTTTAGAAATTTTCAGCTTTAAAGATTTATATGGTTTTCGTTTTGCTGAAGTTCTTATAAAAATGGTTGATTACCCAAAAATGAAACCAATAGAAACTGTCTTATTACTAGACACCCTTACTTCTGAAACGCCTTCATTATCTTATGAAGACTCCAATACCTTATACCAAGAAGTACGTAAAGATTATGCTTCAGAAAAATCAAATTATAAAAAGTTTTTGGCTGTAAAAAACAACAAATATTTCAATGCCCTACAGGTTAAGTTTTCATACGCAATTACCTGCCATAAATCTCAAGGGGGACAGTGGAATACAGTTTTTGTAGAACAACCCTATTTACCCAACGGTATCGATAAAGAATATTTACGTTGGCTTTATACAGCCATCACACGTGCTACAGAAAAATTGTATTTAATAGGGTTTAAGAACGAGTTTTTTGAAGAAGAGAATTTCTAA